The nucleotide sequence cCAACTTGGTATTAGCAATAAGTAAGTAAAATGATTCTAATGCTAAGGGCACTAGATATCGtagataaatataatttactttaaaaGCGTACAGCGGACATTTCCAATCTTGTTCGGCGGGATGCTGTACCGTGCATAAATTAACACGGCCTCCGCGCATTTTaacataattaataaatttcagaGCATGCTCGTGCTCCTCGTGATGCATTTGCATGAAAAATGATTCACAGCCTGGCAATGCTACATCGGCTCGTCCGAAATACGCAGCCTGTGAAAAATATTTGTCTTCGCGAGAGACTATTCCATTGTCCGTTCAGTGTAAAGATGAGTATGTGTAAACAAAACCACGTGATCGCAACAGGGCCGTGTTGGCAGAGGGTTATTTCCCAAATAGATTCAGGTACgacaaaatttatataaattactatTTACGTAGATAAATACTAAtatgttaatttttttttaaggttACAACATTCGcaataatttgtcgatggaagctCTACCACCGAGTTTTGGAAAACTTGTTTCTATTCAGCGACGAACCTCGAATACGCCCCTGGCCAGAACAGTATACATATAGTCACAATGGATTATATTTATATCCACTTCATCTTTATTTTTAACGGACAACAGTAGAAACACTAGTCAAATCGGAAACAACTGATCCACCGGTGAGTGTTATTTTTCTAATAATGAATCATAGGAGTGTAGAAAACGGTATAGTGAGGTTAATGGCTCAATGGCCTTAAGCAGGTAGTTGATTTCGATTCAACTTTAATCATTTCTTTCGACCTTACCATGgaaagataataataaaaagCCTTTAGTTCAGCATTTACTTGCTCATTTAATATAGCTTCGGTTTCCTCGTGGAACTTAAATTTTGCTGGATTTCCACTTGGCCATTCCATGGGTTTGTTAATGCAAAATTGATTGGATTTTTCATCCGAACAAGACATGGCGAAAGATCTTGCAAACTGTATCACCGAATTACATTTTCTTGCTGTGCAATCGATATCGGCGTACTGTAATTTGTATGAtctcgaaaaatattaatgattttttcaaattactcCAGACTAGAGAAAACATTACCGAATAATATAAAAACTTACTTTTTATTGTACAATTGACAGACATGTGGACACAATTTGTTAACAAGAATTTTTTTGCATCGCAACGCCTTTAACatgtttatatttaattacgtacaatttacaaaattctttaaaaattgTACCGACATATTGACATATATGTCACAGTACCGATTCGCATTTTTTTCGTTGAATTTCGTAAAATTCGATTCGCGATATTAGATATtatacgaataaaaattaagtatttataattaatagttTTTATAACGGAAAGAATTAGCACAATGTTATGCAATACATTGTAATATTTGACACACTCTACAATGTTACAGGCTACGGATTTAATTTGACGTTTGTGCACACTGGTTTGATTTTAATATCACATTTCTAAAATGAGGTTTCAATCTTTAAGTTCTTTATCGAAGATGTACTCGCCAAGACCTGTACCGACTCGTTCTAGATTTGTTATATGATCGGCAATTTCTTTTATAGTATCTACTTGTTCTTGCAAGTACTCGGTCTCCAGGAAGTCTAATAAATTCGGGTCGTTGTACTTCGATGCTAGTGCGTGTAAATTTAAAAGACTCTGAAAAATACAGAAATACTTATAAAAGAATGTTATTCCATTGGATTCCGTTGCATTTCGATCACAGGATATTTATTTCGTCAATAAATAAAACGGAAAAAATAGACTGGAGGAGCTGGGATTTGAACCCAGGACTTTCCACATGCGAAGTAGACACTCTACCACTGAGTTACACCCCCAAACAGGAACACTTTTATTAAAAACGCACTTAacgcaatttttaattaaatcccaaaaatattagaacgatttatttacgagtttttcATTTATTGATATATCCAAAATTAATCAAAATTTGACAAAGTGATTTttacgatttaattctattTCTGTATACACATACCTCGTTAACTTGTTTTTCTAGCTCTAATGCTGTCACCATTGCATCTCTAGCAGAAACCCAGTCATTTTTTGGAGGGTTTGCGATGTTCGTCAGATCAATGTTCCCGCCCCTCTTATTTTGATAAGTCATAAATTTCATGGCGTGTTCCCTTTCTTCGTCGGAagattttttgaaatatttgtgAAGACCCTCCAGCGCTACGTCGCTTCTGTCGAAATAATAAGCCTGGAAAAAAGCAAAGTTAAGGAGGTATTCTACTGTACAACAGGTATTTTTAAgtgttttttaatcatttttgagacaaaaactttcttttttattcggatttcacatacttatttattaatattcaaataatATGTAGTAAGAATAAAAAAACATCatcttatacatcctagtacggGCTGTAAAGACATGTGTACTGAAGGTGCACGCCAAATTTTGTGCAAAAATGGAAGCCAATTATGAAAATATAGTTTAGAGAAAAACGTGTTTGAAATTTTATACAACCGTGCAAAGGCGCGTTGCACATTACGGACGAACGCGtaatttcgttattttttttaaatcggaTAGTATCTGTTGGCAGAAATATTTTTGCAGAAAATGAAATCaaaaatgaaattgaatttttcaaggTTTTAGATTTTAATATCCCCTTAAACGATACGTTGACTAACCATAGACAggtagacgtaactggcgtacaGTTCCAAATTGATTTGCCGGTTAAGGGCTTCCTCACATGCCTCGTGAAAGTTTTGTACAACCAGACTCATGGTGTCTTTTGTAGAAATGTGCCTCGTATGTTGAAAAAGTGTACGACAGCAGGTGTCACTGATTTTGTGATGGTACAACGTGCGGAAGAGAACTACGAGTCTGACTTGCGCTTTCAAAACATACTGCACCGAGCGTAGACGATGATCGATAGTGGTACACGCAAGCGCGGATACGCGCCATTTATCAAAATTGCGAGTCCAACGGTGTAACCTTGAATGTAAAAACAAAACGCATTAACAAACTGGAGATTTGATTTCACCGaggtttatttataattaaaacaatttttatttctcttGGAATATAAATGAAATCATACGTATAGCAATGTGCTGCGAATATTCGACTCGATGCATTTTGAATGTGTTGTGTTCAAAGTACAAATAACTATAATTGGCGCTAAATTAAAAGAATTGCTTAGTCACATGACATATGTTTTAACATTCTTCTTCATTTACGTAATTCTTAATTATTACGAACCGatagaaagaaaaatttcatggTGATTTAACTTGGATAGGATTTTAAATGCCCATAAGGCATGATATGGTCTATGGAGACGACGAAGTTGGAAGTAAAGAGGGCATGCCACGAGATCAAAATTTTCATTGGTTCATTATGTCGACAAGACGCTCCAGTTAGCGATGGACCGTCGGTCTGACGCACGGTGgatcaaaattattttatttcgtatCTCTCTATATGTTTTCTTGTTAACGTAATGCATATATAATTGCTATTTATATATGTAAATGGTAACTTACATGATAACGTGTATGTAGTCGGAATATagccttttattttattttattattttattttgcgtCTTTCTGTTAGTACGATAATGTTGTAATCGTGTTGCTTTATTTAGTTCCATTTATCACCTCATGGAACGTTCTGTAATATGCAGTTCGCAGTAGAGCTGGAATAGGCCTCGAGGCATGCCAGTTTGCAGCAGTGTTACCAAACGGCAAACCGGTGTCCAGAGGAGACTACCCCACCATTTACGTACATAATGCACACCCACGCGCACGTGAGCTCTGactcttcgggcagcttcggggattcgagaaagaAAGCAAACGTCAagttttctttctcgtttttccatCACTATCTCGTTCTACTTACCGGCGAACGTCGTTTTCTACCTTGGACGACGTCGTCTTTCTCGACAGTAGACTTTAATACTTCTGAGGTAACGTTGTACGTTATAACAGCCATCAatagtatatttttttttattatatatgaTTTAAAACTGTAGAAGAACTAATTGTTGAACTAATAGATCAAGGCCGGATTAAGGCTTTGAAGGTCCTCTTGATAAGAAAAATGAAGGCTAGCGGGATTTgtagatatttttaaaaaggGAAAGTGCTGTCTTTAAAAAGGACAGTATGTTAGGATCATGActaaaagaaatattaattaaaagacAAAAATTAATGCAAAAAGAAGTTGTTAACCCATTCGAGATGAGCGTTTACCGACCGAGCTTGTCTCACAAGCAGTGGCGTAACTAGAGTTTGTATAGTCCGGGATGGTTCTTTAGTTTGTCCCCCTCTTCACGAATATAGCATAAAACATACGTAACATTTTTAATAGACCATCGGTGAAGATGAGTCAATTCTGATGCGCATACTGTCCATGTCATCAGACGATTCATAGATAAATATCAGAGAATGAAAATCTTGATAATGgaagaatttattttcataCAGACATATTCTTAGATACATTATGTACATGTGGACTTAGATATATTAAACAACAACTTAGTCTGTTTCTAAAATGATAGCATTAGTATAGGAAATTTCATTTGTTCTGTTGGGATTTATGGGATActtatataaaatttttacaattatttgcGTCAAAGATTCAGTTGCCACATTTGGCCAGAATATAGGTTTCATAGATGCTCCACGGAAGCCCCATCATAGCCGCTGTCACACGCACAAGAGTGTTATGTCTAATCTTGTGCAGTGGCCAGCAGCTGCACTGAGGTCCATTTTGGTtccattttcttcttttaatagtATTACAATAGTTACATCGACAGTCTTCTtacgaaaaattgttttttttttaccctTACACTAAGAAACCACAGTAAAACTACAAAGCAGGATTTATTAATACGTTGCTGTGGCGAACACAGACGTTCGCGACTAAATTTTCTCTTTAGTCTTTACATTTTGAACTTACAAGGTTTCCTTCGAACGCTTGCCCTATATGCAAACGTCCAGATAACGTTAGTATCATCAGGAATACTGTAAAACAATAAGTATCGAACGTTTTTAATTGTTACACAATCGTGTTACAGAAGAAGTAGAATATTAAGTCGCGAGAAATGGGTAAATTAGTTCTGCCGTTTGTGGTTTACGTGTATTCACCTCTGCTAGAAAATATCTAGTCCATGCCGTCGCTACCCTTATCGCTACTATTTAATTTCACTTCTGCCGCGGTAATGGTAAAGTTAAAAAAAAGTGGGATACGAAGTAGAGAAGTAGGTATAGGTGACGCGACAAATGAGTAAAGCACTGTTACCACATGCAAGGGTGTGTGGCCTATTTTGTTCTGTGTTCGTCGTCGACGACGGCATCGCGTTGCGCgctaaatatttaacaattcaaTTTAATCCTCCAACGGACAACTACCGggtattccttttttttttttggtattcCGTCAACTACACAACAATAATCGATAGTTTGAAAATAATTCTGTTAAAGTTCGAATTTGCATCGGCGTGTTTCTACCGGTTATCGTGAAGAAATAATGCGATGTACAGAGTATAGGCAAATGCATGAAAAGTACGTCCGTATCAAGATTACCTGTGGGGATCGGACATCTGGTGGTTCTATAGGTTGATAGGATAGTTCGACTAGTATATAAAATTCATTATCTTCGATCTTCCTACCCGTGCATTTCTACGATGAACTTACCGCGGTTTGTACGCATCAAGCCTTAACTACTCTTCTATTTGCTGTCTCTCGGAAGGCACACTATGCTGACTGTTTGGAAAGCGATCGAGTTCCATTTTTGAACGATTGCTTCAATGGATACTGATGCCCGAACGCGCATGAAATTCCGTATTCTTCTTTTAATTGTTTCGCGACTCTGGATACCGCGAAAAATCGTACGTCTCAAACGTAGGAATGTTTCTGCGGTTTGTCGGGTTTGCAGACGTTTCATAAACGCTCTCCCTGATCACGGAGACTCGAGAACTCTGCTTTTCATGATCGAAACATATTTCTGGCGACAAGGAGTTTGCACAGACGTGTCGGGGGTCCAGGTACAATTCCTCCACTCACTCTGTCAATCTTTCCGTGATTTACTCGCggtaaaatattgaaatttaagtTACTCCAAGTACGATCTATCTATCACTGAGCGCTCCTCGATTAGCGACGAGAGAATTGTCGAGCAAAACTTCCAAGTAATCGCACTCGATCAGTGTTCCCCTCGAGTAGTTTCGGTTTCACTACGCGATCGAAGGTAGACGTAGGTTAATAAAAAATGATCGCACTTCTGTCCATGTTCCGAGCACAACTGCCGATACCTTCTTAGTTCACCCTTGGTTATATACCAGGACACCACGTGGTCATCTAATCTATCGACCAATGACGGGGTAGGTTTAGGCCTCGTCGACCAATGAACGTTTCCCTTTAAGGCCACAAGACACGTGTTTCTTGGGAAATAAGGACACAGGCATTACGTACGAAATCGTATTTGCGTTACCGAAGTTGGACGATCGAATAGCAGACAGTATGCTTTGCTCGCTTAGCTTTTCTTCCATGACTGGAATGTTCGTGTTTCCAGGTGATATTTGTTACTATTCGCGATGGCGCCCTATGGTCTTCTTTCGGTTTCCGCCGCGGGACCGTTTCTTCTTCACGATTTTACCATTCtagaaaatatttcattaaTTCCAACACTCTTGTTTTCTTTCACAAATTTTTGTTATACAGGAGAATCAGTTTGTAACGAGCAAAAAGAAGAGGTTCCATCGCTTCTTTTTTCACTTTCGTTTCAAGATATTCGGAGCTTGCAAAACAAACGCGATGGAAATAGATTTTGGGGGCCCGCGAATCCTTTGTTTTCTTCTATTTTCGTAGTTCCTACGTAATGTTTTCCTTGGTTACATGAACGTTCTCCATTTCGTTATATAATTTGTAGTTCACCATGTGACCTGGCTATTGTAGTTTGCCGGCGGTCTTTTTTGTTTGTGGTAGTGTTTAATGATATTGTGAAGAGGCGAATCCTTAAAACATATCTCGCATACATACTGACGCGAAGTGGGTGTACCCCTATCGTTAAATAGCCGGATCTGTCACTGGGATGACCTAATTTTCATACTTTGCCACGAACCACCGCCGTTGCGCTAAATTCCGTATCCATCATCCGTTGGAGAAGCTTCTAATTCGTTTAGCTTCTGTTCCCGTTCTGTTTCTCTTTCAGATTTtcttattttcgaaaaatttcgtacAATTCTTTTGTTTCGTTCTTTCCGAACAACCAACAGGGTACGAAGCGATAGGAAAGATCGTCCGAATTCGATTGCTAATTGATTTACCGATAGATCGACGTAATCGCGGATATATAGAGTAAAACTAACGGGGATATTATCAGCGCAGACTGTCTCCGGATTTTTGCGGCTTCCCACGAAGGAGGTCACGCGATAAAAGACACGAGATACGTAGTTTCCGGGTGAGAATCGAGCTAGCTTCATTGTCAGCGCAAGTAGATCGTAAGAGAGTAACGTGCTCTGAAGATTTTTTTTTAGATTACACGGAGAATGGTGGAACAGCGGCCGGAGACGGCAGGCGAAGGTGTCTGAGATGCTAAAGGCTCTAGGGTTCTGTTCGGGAATCGGTTGGATTCAACGAAGCAGCATTTCTTTGATATCGTCCGTCGTAGACGCGATACGATGACCGAGGAAAACGTATCGATCGTTGGACGATCATCCTACGGCGATAAATAATCGATTGGCGGTGGCCCGGTTCGTCCCTCTCTCATAATTTGAGACTTCGAAGAGGGAAGAACGACGGAGCCGGGTAGTTTTGTTGGCGAAGGAGCTCTGGTTCGTAATGAGGGTGGAATGCGAGAAGCGGATGAAGATGAGGAGCCATCGAGCCAACCTTACGCCCCTGTCGACCGTTCCGTCTGCTCGAGCGGACAACGGCGACGCGGAGCAAGAGAAACGGAACAGAGGTGGCGGGGGGTAACACTAGCCGAGTAAGCTCTGGAACACTTTTCAGGATTCATGGCTTAACACCCCCGGATCCTCAGGCTTCACGTCTGCCTGGCCCAACCTGGTACTCCTCCACTGACTACGCCGATGCTAGCTGTTCCGTTTTTCCTCTATCTTTCCGTGGCCAGGAACTTCTTTTCGTCCACGTCCCGATTACCTCAACCAATCGCCAACACTGTTTTCTAGATACGTTGAAGAATTTTTGGCCACCCTCTTGCGATAAGAAAGAAAACTGAATTGTAAGTTTCGCGTCCAAGGACCTAACATATTCATGCAACGATAAGTTTATGTAGTGTTAGCAGAGGTAGCTTCCGATTCTATTATTTTTAGTCGTTCAAGGAGTTAGACTTCCAGATAAATTCAGGAAATCGGAAGGTACCTTTTCGTGTTGGGACTTACAGGGCACGATCGTATTGTCCGGTCTTCTTCTTCTCGCCAAATGCACGTACGGATAGTTCCCACGTTGATTGTATCGATTCGTTGATCATATAGGTACCCACCTTAAGTTTATGTCATATTTCATATCACAATTTGACAATGAAATAAGACAGAAACATAAGACGGCTTTCCTATGTCGTATCCGTTCCTTCGACGGGAGGGGTTGCTTCTTCTTGTCGATGACGATGCGGTCGCGATTATGGAGCCAAGGTGAACAGTATATATCAATTGTCAAATAGATGACAAAAGGGTATACAGTGTTCTGCCCATAGAAATATAATGCTGCTCACGCCATTGTACGAAGAATTTGTTATGCGATACAGTGCGCGGACAACGGATCGCCGCAACGTCAGATTGGTGTTACGTGTCAGAAGGGTAGAAACCAGTTGGGTTTTCAAACTCAGGCTTTCTGCAAATACGTGTCGCCTATATTCCTTTTTGTTTTTCGATCGTTTTAATACATCAAACGCGCACGTTTTTCCAAAAGCATTTTTATAACTTGGTTCGTActctattttttaataatatcaagGTGTACTAAAATTGTACAAACGACGATATATAATTGTGTCTATTAACAAGAAACAAACTTTATCTCGTAGCTTGTTGAAACAGAATCAGCGTTATTAGAGAATTAAACGTCACGAAACAAACTTATCGTGATTCCTAATAACGAACTTATTAGGTTGGCCATTTTAATCGCTAAGATCTTAACAATTGGATCGAAAGAAACATATTTTCTCTTTCGGAAAGGACGGCCGAATGCTGTACGTTGAAACATAGACGGTTGCATACGTATGTACGCGCGTGATGTTGCATAAGAAGCCTTAAATCTGCTTGAGGTAAACGGGATTAATCTCATCCGCCCCACGCGAAGCCTTGTCAATCTCATTGGCGTAGAAAAATAGAGttcttttgtaaattaaaagttTTTTGGCTCTAACCGGGATTCCGTTCGACGTTTTTAAGACTTCCAGTATGCCAAATTGTCGGAATATCGTTTTCAATAATTGTTGATTGAAAAATAACGCTCGAACAATTAACTGCTTTATATAACATTGGAATTTTAATTATGAAATTAATTTGATTTACTTGCTCGGAGGTGGGCTTTCAATGTAAACAAAGAAAAGTCTAACGAGTCCTATAGCGGATCTAAAACGAAATATAATTGTTGCTGTTTAAATAATCAACAAACTTAACGTTTTCTAAAAAATGGAAGCAACGCTTTGTAATAGCTTATGCATACACATTCATCGCTCGAGTAAATATTATAAGTAGAAGTGGATATTGATAAAAAAGTGATTGGCACGCGATAATAATAGAAAATCGTGTCTACTCAAACAAGGTATCAAGATAAATTGTACAAAAGTACCTGAATGTTTTATTAATCGCATTAGGAACAGTTTTGAGGTCAATAATGTTATTTGATGAATTTTATATTCGATTAACTTGACGTCttacacaaatttttacaattttcttctgctttataaatatttgcagAAAATTCTGATTGAATAAACAATTCTGTCGAAACAATTCGTCAGATTTGTGTAAATTTTTTACTGTTCAAGTATCATACTAATCATGGAGACACGTACTAGAGTTTTAAAGTAGCTCTATCGTGCATTAAAAATACAGGGGAAATATACTCCTATGCTATACATAACCGATAAGCAAAATTAATATAAGCAGACCATTGATAGAGGCCTTATACGATAGAATATTACACCAGTTTATTGTAATCATTACGAAGTCTGACTAAATTTTCATTTTGTTCCAGTAATCAGAAGCGATTGAACATACCCAaatcatatttatatattgtatATAAATGTGGTGGCATAAATATTCTGTTCTAAATGTAAAAAATGATACTAATTACTCATTATTCTTTTGGAGGGCCAGTGAAGCTGAGCTTCACGAGTACACGTAATAGAAGTACCCTTTATTCGCGAAAAAGGAGGGCGCGTGGAAGTATTTTATTTATAGGACATGGGATTCGCAGTAGAAGAGTTCTGTGCTCGGTCAGACAAGTCAGGCAGCGCACCGACGATGCTCTGCCTTTCGAATAACAGAACCCTTTGTAGTTCTAACGCGAAACCTCCCTACTATCGTTCTAGCTGGTTCTAGCCAACATTACCAATGGTCACCAAACCACCTGTTTCCTTTACCAACCCTTGCGCCACGGTTACCGTTGTGCCATGCTTTTATCGACCTTCCTCGGTACTGCAGTTTGTCGCTACGTCCCTGTCTACTTTCAACCCTCTGTTAACTCTCTGCGATAACTTGTGTTGCATCCGATATCAATTTTTTAGCGACTGTGATCCGAATTTTCCATAAAGTAATTCCTAACACAATTTACCCATTACATTCCACGTACGTACCATTTATTTTAAGTCGATTTAAAAAGAATGAAAGGTCAAACGATTCTGCGGATAATTAAAATATCGAAACGTTGGGAAAGCAGGGACGCGTATCGACGCGATAATCGATTAATCGCGTTCACCGCGACATGGAATAAACACACCTGCGTTTCGATCTGCAATGTTGTCGATAGTGTCGCGTCGATGACGTAGGTACTTTGTGACGTCAACGAAAACTGCAAAGAAAGTAAACTATATCAGGGCGCTGAACTCGTTTCAACGAGAGCCACAAAGAGGAAGGTTGACTGTGTAGAGAAACTGGGACGTGAACGGTATGAGAGATCGAGGAATGGCGAGCAATCTTCGCGCTTTAATCATAAAAAATTTATGACACATTACCGGTTcgtgcaaaatattaatagcggTACACCGTCGGCAAACTGAAATGTGAAATTTTCCAAGTTGTTATAAATAGCACGAACGCATATATTCTAAAGGTCAATTAACACGCTTTAAAGACGAAGTAGTACTTGGTTAGCGTTTCAGGCGTCGCGAAACAGAAGAATTCGTCGCGTCGTGACAGAAAATTAGAAATTCACGCGTATTTTTGCTTCCCaaattcatactgtcgcattatgTCGCGCGagacgaacaaaaaaaaaaaaacatccgattattttctttttcacgtttggaGCCGAACTTCTTTACGTCGCGTTGGGGTCGTTCATCGGGGGTGGTTCTAAAAATAGCGTcctgtctaatatatagatattcGGGTCAGTAGGAGGCGAGCCAAGGGCGGTCTGCTCAAGATTTTCAATGATGCGCGACTTTAACGGTATAAATAAAGTTGCTGGATAGATTTTGGACTCGTTAAGATGTCTTTTCAAGTACAATTTTTATCACAGAAATCTTTTTTAAACAAACGGATAGAAATTTCTGTGTCTAAGATAAATGATAGATTTAAGAGTCAGAGTTTTGTGAAATAATCTAAATTTATGAAAATTCTAGACTTACCTTTCGTGCATGATACGATCAATGAAAAATGCAAGGTTCTTGCGAGCGATTCTCTCGAATTCAGGGGGCCATTGTTCGCGAGGAAATGCGGCGCGAAAAATTTAAGGCTTAGTTACGGCGTCTACGATGAGAAGCGTCGTGTATCTTTTCAGCGGAAGAACTTAAGGAGATACCTAGAACATCTTGTGGGTTGACCCAGTTTGTCCCATGAACGCGTATTCCATTGACCCAAGATGGTTGCCAGGCAACAGCACACCATGGTGCTTGGACATTTTGGTAGAAATGCAACGACTGCGATCTTTGAAAAAGATCTTTACATTGATCACCGCACAATCGATTGATCCTGATTCGATCGTATCTCGCACAAGGAACGTCGCGAGCGTCCGAAATGGAAATCAGGAAGAAACCAGAGATTCTCGTCACTGATGAAACAATTATAACGAATCTGCTAGTCTTGGCAGATTCGCTGACGGGAATAGAGGGACACTGAGACACTGTTCACTGAGACGATCGGTCGGATCGCGTTCTCCAGTGACCGGATGCAGCTTTACGGCCTTGAAAGAAGATCGAAAGTGATAACCGAAATCGGAGGTTACTTAACAGGAGATGCACACTGTGTTTGTCATCCTCTCGCTTGCTCGTAATCAGTCTGATCCCGTCCCTTTCACTCATCCTCTTTCCCTCTCTGTTTCAGATGCGTGTCGTTGCCGTAGCACTTGGTGGGGAGAGATTGTGAATGACGCAAGTCATGGGAAATCTGGGTCACCGGGTCATGCTACTCCATCCCCTGTGAGCTCCTCTTCAATGGGGCTTTATTTATGAAACTCGATGTCACACAACCAAAGATGTACCTGCGAACGGATTCGTTGTGGGTCGCGGATAGGGGGGATAATCGGTAATTACGCCGGGTCCACGCACACCTTCGCCAGAGTGCTTTTCCTATCACTCGCGGCTAAGTTTTCACTCGCGAAACGCAGACACTTTTGGCAGGATCGCTCGATTCGATCGAAGAATACGACTCTCCGAATCACTTCCCCTCATCGATGCTGACTGTATCCTGAGTTATTCGAAACGAGCATGGATCCTTGCACGAAGGAGATTAGGTCGAAACGCCGATTAAAGGTCCCCAAAAGAAATGTGCGAAGTGTAATCGTTTGGACCGCCTTCGACGAATCTAACGAAGAATACGATCTTTCAGCGCGTAGGAGTGTTTGCGTGCGAGATAAAAGATCTGGGAAACGTTCGAGAAGAGAAACGATTCGACGGAAGAATAGATAAAGACGCGGAAGCGGCGGAGGTAGAAGCCAGAATAAAGCAAACGCAGAAGCGGAAAAGGAAGAAAT is from Colletes latitarsis isolate SP2378_abdomen chromosome 4, iyColLati1, whole genome shotgun sequence and encodes:
- the LOC143341178 gene encoding soma ferritin-like, which translates into the protein MSCSDEKSNQFCINKPMEWPSGNPAKFKFHEETEAILNEQVNAELKAFYYYLSMAAYFGRADVALPGCESFFMQMHHEEHEHALKFINYVKMRGGRVNLCTVQHPAEQDWKCPLYAFKTALELEIEVSEKLVAVNTVAEKHGDLNASDFIVTGFMEDQMKSVNEMGRFVAVLSGIGDHALARFIFDKDLLENHVTPKFNILRTTLRQNGTDR
- the LOC143341177 gene encoding soma ferritin-like translates to MLHRWTRNFDKWRVSALACTTIDHRLRSVQYVLKAQVRLVVLFRTLYHHKISDTCCRTLFQHTRHISTKDTMSLVVQNFHEACEEALNRQINLELYASYVYLSMAYYFDRSDVALEGLHKYFKKSSDEEREHAMKFMTYQNKRGGNIDLTNIANPPKNDWVSARDAMVTALELEKQVNESLLNLHALASKYNDPNLLDFLETEYLQEQVDTIKEIADHITNLERVGTGLGEYIFDKELKD